A window of the Hyphomicrobiales bacterium genome harbors these coding sequences:
- a CDS encoding RusA family crossover junction endodeoxyribonuclease, with protein MTPQDYLRRQAMNGANRGATAKIKPTTDRLRIVLPWPPTVNHSTGPTASGGRYLTAEHRTFRNEVSLRVIAAGSPAFGPDARLAVDIHLTPPDRRRFDLDNRLKGAIDALQLSGVYENDEQIDELRVVRGDVVIPGEGSAVVTISERR; from the coding sequence ATGACGCCACAGGACTACCTGCGTCGGCAGGCAATGAACGGCGCCAACCGCGGCGCGACGGCGAAGATCAAGCCGACCACCGACCGGCTGCGCATCGTGCTTCCCTGGCCGCCCACGGTGAACCATTCGACCGGGCCAACCGCCAGCGGCGGGCGCTACCTGACGGCCGAGCACCGCACGTTCCGCAACGAGGTGAGCCTGCGCGTCATCGCCGCCGGCTCGCCGGCCTTCGGGCCGGATGCGCGTTTGGCGGTCGACATTCACCTGACGCCGCCCGACCGGCGACGCTTCGACCTCGACAATCGCTTGAAGGGAGCAATCGACGCCCTGCAGCTATCCGGCGTGTACGAGAACGACGAACAGATCGATGAGCTGCGCGTGGTGCGCGGCGACGTTGTGATACCTGGCGAGGGCAGCGCCGTGGTGACGATCAGCGAGAGGCGATAA
- a CDS encoding glycine zipper family protein produces MNSHQAVAAVSAAALISACSTVPSQPQADYTLVDPGRTDMAQYQIDYADCARLANQSDVGASAAGGAVVGAMVGGLIGALICGRSCAAWGAGFGGGQGAVSGGVAAVRDQQVTIRGCLAGRGYFIIR; encoded by the coding sequence ATGAACAGTCACCAGGCAGTCGCAGCGGTCTCCGCTGCCGCGCTGATCTCGGCATGTTCCACCGTGCCGTCGCAGCCGCAAGCCGACTACACACTCGTCGACCCCGGCCGGACGGACATGGCGCAGTACCAAATCGACTACGCCGACTGCGCCCGGCTGGCGAATCAGTCCGACGTCGGCGCGTCGGCCGCTGGCGGCGCAGTGGTCGGCGCGATGGTCGGCGGCCTGATCGGCGCGCTGATCTGCGGCCGGAGCTGCGCCGCGTGGGGCGCCGGCTTCGGCGGCGGCCAGGGCGCGGTGTCCGGTGGCGTTGCTGCCGTTCGTGACCAGCAAGTAACCATTCGCGGCTGCCTCGCCGGCCGCGGCTATTTCATCATCCGGTGA
- a CDS encoding Cro/Cl family transcriptional regulator: MLTSDVIRHFGSQAATARALGIAQPAVFNWGEHPPPLRQLQIQALTGGKLKAAAGILPRKRREAA; encoded by the coding sequence ATGTTGACTTCGGACGTCATTCGCCATTTCGGTTCGCAAGCGGCCACGGCGCGGGCTTTGGGCATCGCGCAGCCGGCCGTTTTCAACTGGGGCGAGCATCCGCCGCCGCTAAGACAGCTTCAGATTCAGGCACTTACCGGCGGCAAGCTTAAGGCCGCCGCCGGCATCTTGCCACGCAAGCGCCGCGAGGCTGCCTAG